From a single Anaerolineaceae bacterium oral taxon 439 genomic region:
- a CDS encoding dihydroxyacetone kinase subunit L — protein sequence MRITSELYVDFLRAAYDRIHANETYVTDLDLATGDGDHWSNLDKGFRKLVEMRDELAGLPLNALFQKIGMTMMATIGGSSGVLYGGAYIAAAKGLNGKEALDGQGLCDALEAMLNDIMARGKAKAGFKTMIDALAPAVETFRLGLSEGLPEAELLTKVKAAAEAGAESTRAMEAVRGRATYQSGKGVGHLDPGAVTMSYQVGALCDVILASL from the coding sequence ATGAGGATTACGTCTGAGCTTTATGTGGACTTCCTGAGGGCGGCGTACGATCGGATCCATGCGAACGAAACGTACGTGACGGATTTGGATTTGGCTACCGGCGACGGGGACCATTGGTCCAATTTGGATAAGGGTTTTCGGAAGCTGGTTGAAATGAGGGACGAGCTGGCCGGTTTACCGCTGAACGCTTTATTTCAGAAGATCGGGATGACGATGATGGCGACGATCGGCGGGTCCTCGGGAGTTTTATATGGCGGCGCGTATATCGCGGCGGCGAAGGGCCTGAACGGAAAAGAAGCGCTGGATGGGCAGGGGCTTTGCGACGCGCTGGAAGCGATGCTGAACGATATCATGGCGCGTGGAAAGGCGAAGGCCGGGTTTAAGACGATGATCGACGCGCTTGCGCCTGCCGTCGAAACGTTCAGGCTTGGCCTGTCGGAGGGCTTGCCGGAGGCGGAGCTGCTGACGAAGGTGAAGGCCGCGGCGGAAGCGGGCGCTGAATCGACGAGGGCGATGGAGGCCGTTCGCGGCCGCGCTACGTATCAATCGGGCAAGGGTGTCGGGCATCTCGATCCTGGCGCGGTCACAATGTCGTATCAGGTCGGCGCGCTCTGCGACGTCATTCTGGCTTCTCTTTGA
- a CDS encoding dihydroxyacetone kinase subunit DhaK: MKKIINHPDSVVSETLMGLVSADNTLEYLPGVEVVTKKVRSGNVGIVSGGGSGHEPAHAGYVGEGMLDSAVAGNIFSSPSPDRIIEGIRRADSGKGVLLVIKNYSGDIMNFELAEEIARGEGIAVEHVVVRDDVAVEDSTYSTGRRGIAGTVFVHKVAGAAAADGASLADVKAVAEKAIAQLRSMGMAMAACTLPAVGRPGFELADDEIEIGMGIHGEPGVHRGKVQTAKELAKTLTDYIFADYDFDQSEVALMINGLGATPVMELYILNYEVQEILKSRGIRVALDLVGNYMTSVDMAGASVTLLKLDVELKKLVSAPCRTLGLTIRG, from the coding sequence ATGAAGAAGATTATCAATCATCCGGATTCCGTCGTCAGCGAGACGTTGATGGGCCTGGTTTCAGCGGACAATACGCTCGAGTATCTTCCGGGCGTCGAGGTCGTTACGAAGAAGGTCAGGAGCGGGAACGTCGGGATTGTTTCCGGCGGCGGTTCGGGTCACGAGCCTGCGCATGCAGGGTATGTTGGGGAGGGAATGTTGGATTCGGCGGTAGCGGGGAACATTTTCTCATCTCCGAGTCCGGACCGGATTATCGAGGGTATCCGCCGGGCCGACAGCGGTAAAGGGGTTTTGCTGGTTATTAAGAATTATTCGGGCGATATCATGAATTTTGAATTGGCCGAGGAAATTGCCCGCGGAGAAGGTATCGCAGTGGAGCATGTCGTCGTTCGCGACGACGTCGCGGTCGAGGACAGTACGTATTCGACCGGCCGGCGCGGGATCGCGGGGACCGTCTTCGTTCATAAAGTCGCCGGCGCGGCCGCGGCGGATGGCGCGTCGTTGGCGGACGTTAAGGCGGTCGCCGAAAAGGCGATCGCGCAGCTTCGCAGCATGGGGATGGCGATGGCGGCCTGCACGCTTCCTGCGGTGGGGCGTCCGGGATTTGAGCTGGCTGACGACGAGATCGAAATCGGGATGGGGATCCATGGCGAGCCGGGGGTCCATCGCGGAAAGGTTCAGACGGCGAAGGAATTAGCGAAGACGCTGACCGATTATATTTTCGCGGATTATGACTTTGATCAGAGCGAAGTCGCGCTGATGATCAACGGATTGGGCGCGACCCCGGTCATGGAATTATATATTTTAAATTACGAGGTTCAGGAAATCCTGAAATCCAGAGGAATTCGGGTCGCGCTTGATTTGGTCGGTAATTATATGACGTCGGTTGATATGGCGGGGGCGAGCGTGACGCTGCTGAAGCTCGACGTCGAACTGAAAAAGCTGGTTTCAGCGCCCTGCCGGACGCTCGGATTAACGATAAGGGGGTAG
- a CDS encoding ABC transporter ATP-binding protein, which yields MLRVEDLHTYYGAIHALKGISLHVDQGEVVCLIGSNGAGKSTLVNTISGLLKPRSGKVSLNDRDITSLEAYKIVELGMSLSPEGREVFPDLTVEQNLRLGGYIVKDAAKIEAGYARCYELFPRLKERRRQQAGTLSGGEQQMLAIGRALMSEPRLLLLDEPSLGLAPNIVNQIFELILEIQRQGVTILLIEQNANMALQISDRAYVLENGRVGMEGRAKDISSDHRVRQIYLGLIQKGL from the coding sequence ATGCTGCGGGTTGAGGACCTTCATACGTACTACGGCGCGATTCACGCGCTGAAAGGTATTTCGCTTCATGTCGATCAGGGCGAGGTCGTCTGCCTGATCGGGTCGAACGGCGCCGGGAAGTCGACGCTGGTGAATACGATTTCCGGACTGTTGAAGCCGCGGAGCGGAAAAGTCAGCCTGAACGACCGCGATATCACCAGCCTTGAGGCGTATAAAATCGTCGAATTGGGGATGAGCTTATCGCCGGAGGGCCGCGAAGTTTTTCCGGATTTAACCGTTGAACAGAATCTCCGTCTGGGCGGATATATCGTTAAAGACGCGGCGAAGATCGAGGCTGGATATGCCCGCTGTTACGAGCTGTTCCCGCGATTGAAGGAGCGCAGGCGGCAGCAGGCGGGGACGTTATCCGGCGGGGAACAGCAGATGCTCGCGATTGGCCGGGCGTTGATGTCGGAGCCGCGGCTGCTCCTCCTGGACGAGCCGTCGCTGGGGTTGGCGCCGAATATCGTGAACCAGATTTTCGAGCTGATCCTGGAGATCCAGCGACAGGGCGTAACGATTTTACTGATCGAGCAGAACGCGAATATGGCTTTGCAGATTTCTGACCGTGCGTACGTTCTTGAGAACGGCAGGGTTGGCATGGAAGGCAGGGCGAAGGATATTTCCTCGGATCATCGCGTCCGGCAAATTTATTTAGGCTTAATTCAGAAAGGACTTTAA
- a CDS encoding ABC transporter ATP-binding protein, whose amino-acid sequence MNEEILKVSGVSISFGGISAVKNVSLEIHKNEIVSLIGPNGAGKTTVFNLLTGVYTPDHGEIRFKGERIDGKKPQAIVQRGISRTFQNIRLFKDMRVIENVLVGTHIRTGYGLFDSTFRTKRFRAEEDAKVLKALEILQILGLEGKKDDYAGDLPYGDQRKAEIARAIATGAELILLDEPAAGMNPQETDELLSCIRYIRGLGYTILLIEHDMRVVMNISDRIYVLDDGAMIAEGLPAGVANNPRVIEAYLGGNLNAAG is encoded by the coding sequence ATGAACGAAGAGATTCTTAAAGTTTCGGGCGTCTCGATTTCGTTCGGCGGGATCAGCGCGGTTAAAAATGTCAGCCTGGAAATTCATAAAAACGAGATCGTCAGCCTGATCGGTCCGAACGGGGCGGGGAAGACGACGGTTTTCAACCTGCTGACCGGTGTGTACACGCCGGATCATGGCGAAATTCGCTTCAAAGGGGAGCGGATCGATGGGAAAAAGCCTCAGGCGATCGTTCAGCGGGGAATCTCGCGAACGTTTCAGAATATCCGGCTTTTTAAAGACATGCGCGTTATCGAGAATGTCCTTGTTGGGACGCATATTCGGACAGGGTACGGTTTATTTGATTCGACTTTCCGGACGAAGCGTTTCCGCGCGGAAGAGGACGCGAAGGTCCTCAAGGCGTTGGAGATTCTTCAGATTCTCGGGCTCGAGGGGAAGAAGGACGATTACGCAGGCGATCTTCCGTACGGCGACCAGCGCAAGGCTGAAATTGCCCGGGCGATCGCAACCGGGGCGGAACTGATCCTGCTGGACGAGCCGGCGGCGGGAATGAATCCGCAGGAAACGGATGAGCTGCTCAGCTGCATCCGCTATATTCGCGGGCTTGGGTATACGATCCTGCTGATCGAACATGACATGCGCGTGGTAATGAATATTTCGGATCGGATTTACGTTCTGGACGACGGGGCGATGATCGCGGAGGGACTCCCTGCCGGGGTCGCGAATAATCCGCGCGTTATCGAGGCTTATTTAGGGGGAAATCTGAATGCTGCGGGTTGA
- a CDS encoding ABC transporter permease, translating to MNSIKTTAESILRFLSRPSILFMAQLLSIGLLLILPAFRLNSYIMNIVVKVMIYITLALGLNILVGYVGLVSLGQAGFVAVGAYTTTVLTKAYGWNFFASLLLCVVVSAIVGILIGMPSLRLTGTYLSIITLGFGEIIRTMIIVWEPVTNGPLGIRGIPRPELFGIPFSMANGGLYYLSLILMLLVMIFSRLLYDSKTGRAFRAIKGDETAAVMMGINVTYYKVMAFVLAAVISALAGSLYANQLGYIDQNTFTFDMSTMILSVVILGGMGTIRGMVVGSVILVLLPELSRSLTDYRFVIYGLILILMMRFRPQGILGWKSRAPYPIRDDVLTQFESRLTESKGNQP from the coding sequence ATGAACTCTATCAAGACAACGGCTGAATCTATCCTGCGATTCTTAAGCAGACCTTCGATCCTCTTCATGGCGCAGCTTCTCTCGATCGGGCTTTTACTGATTTTGCCGGCGTTTCGCCTGAATTCGTATATCATGAATATTGTTGTCAAGGTCATGATCTATATTACGCTGGCGCTGGGCCTGAATATTCTCGTCGGGTACGTCGGGCTGGTCTCGCTGGGCCAGGCAGGATTCGTCGCCGTCGGCGCGTATACGACGACAGTCCTGACGAAGGCGTACGGCTGGAATTTCTTCGCTTCCCTGCTGCTCTGCGTCGTCGTTTCGGCGATCGTCGGGATCCTGATCGGGATGCCGTCGCTGCGGCTGACCGGGACATACCTTTCGATTATCACGTTGGGTTTCGGCGAGATTATCCGGACGATGATTATCGTCTGGGAACCGGTCACAAACGGGCCGCTGGGGATCCGCGGGATTCCCCGTCCGGAGCTTTTCGGAATTCCGTTTTCAATGGCGAATGGCGGGTTGTACTATCTTTCTCTGATCCTGATGCTTCTGGTCATGATTTTCAGCAGGCTTCTCTACGATTCGAAAACCGGGCGGGCTTTTCGCGCGATTAAGGGCGACGAGACCGCGGCGGTCATGATGGGGATCAACGTGACCTATTATAAGGTTATGGCGTTCGTCCTGGCGGCGGTCATATCCGCGCTCGCCGGTTCGCTCTACGCGAACCAGCTGGGCTATATCGACCAGAACACGTTTACCTTCGATATGTCGACGATGATCCTGAGCGTCGTGATCCTTGGCGGGATGGGGACGATCCGGGGTATGGTCGTCGGCTCGGTCATCCTGGTCCTGCTTCCGGAGCTGTCGCGGTCGCTGACGGATTATCGGTTCGTTATTTACGGACTGATCCTGATTTTGATGATGCGCTTCCGTCCGCAGGGGATTCTCGGCTGGAAATCGCGCGCGCCTTATCCGATCCGCGACGACGTTCTGACCCAGTTCGAATCGCGGCTGACCGAGTCGAAAGGGAATCAACCATGA
- a CDS encoding ABC transporter permease, whose product MLLQQIMNGITIGMTYALIAVGYSLVFGILRLVNFSHGSVYAFGANSILFLISLNFGIVPSILTGILITGILGVIVDKTALEPLRKKSAEGITSLITTIGVSSVITNLLIARLGSQKKSFPSLFPAGAVAVGGISFTYSQIGMFLISLTLLVGLLLVVEKTKIGLAMRASEQNITAAKLMGVNVNFIISFTFFLGGVSAAIAGSLVSSYYNMAYPNMGYTAGLKAFAAAVLGGIGSLPGSLLGGLVVGISESFAASVLGSEFRDSMSFIILILVLIIRPNGFLGKKSIKKV is encoded by the coding sequence TTGTTATTGCAGCAAATCATGAACGGTATTACGATCGGGATGACCTATGCCCTGATTGCGGTCGGTTATTCGCTGGTTTTCGGGATATTGCGTCTGGTCAACTTTTCCCACGGCTCGGTATATGCGTTCGGCGCGAATTCGATTCTGTTTCTGATTTCGTTGAACTTCGGGATCGTTCCTTCGATTCTTACCGGGATCCTGATTACCGGGATTCTGGGTGTGATTGTCGATAAAACGGCGCTGGAGCCGCTCCGGAAGAAAAGCGCCGAGGGGATTACCTCGCTGATTACGACGATCGGCGTTTCGAGCGTGATTACGAATCTTCTGATTGCCCGGCTGGGCAGTCAGAAGAAATCTTTCCCGTCTCTTTTCCCGGCGGGCGCGGTCGCCGTCGGAGGAATCAGTTTTACATATTCGCAGATCGGCATGTTCCTGATTTCGCTGACGCTGCTGGTCGGGCTGCTCCTGGTCGTTGAGAAAACGAAAATCGGGCTGGCCATGCGCGCGTCGGAACAGAATATCACCGCCGCGAAATTGATGGGCGTTAACGTTAATTTTATTATTTCCTTTACATTTTTTCTGGGCGGGGTCTCGGCGGCGATCGCCGGTTCGCTCGTCAGCAGTTATTACAACATGGCGTACCCGAATATGGGCTACACGGCCGGCCTGAAGGCGTTCGCCGCGGCGGTTCTGGGCGGGATCGGAAGCCTGCCCGGTTCGCTTCTGGGCGGACTGGTCGTCGGCATAAGCGAGTCGTTCGCCGCCTCGGTTTTAGGCTCCGAATTCAGGGACAGCATGTCATTTATTATTTTGATACTGGTTTTAATTATTCGTCCCAACGGATTTTTAGGGAAGAAATCGATTAAGAAGGTGTAG